A single genomic interval of Granulicella tundricola MP5ACTX9 harbors:
- a CDS encoding ATP-binding protein, whose amino-acid sequence MEQEVCPHCNDSGLRTFTREDGERFVRDCSCRVERRVRRMIARSHIPRRYEHCSLDSFETDFKDATRSLKTAHFSARKFVESYPIETGGTGLLLTGSIGVGKTHLAVGILQALVAERGATGLFVDYRELLQKVKNSYNPQVQSTELEILKPVFDAEVLILDELGASKPSEWVWDTVAHILNTRYNDRRTTIITTNYANAAPLDGTVKELGRAAREESLGDRIGERMRSRLQEMCVVVEMHGVDFRQTVNLARFG is encoded by the coding sequence ATGGAACAAGAAGTCTGCCCCCACTGCAACGACTCCGGCCTCCGCACCTTCACCCGCGAAGACGGAGAGCGCTTCGTCCGCGACTGCTCCTGCCGCGTCGAGCGCCGCGTCCGCCGCATGATCGCCCGCTCCCACATCCCCCGCCGTTACGAGCACTGCTCGCTCGATTCCTTTGAAACCGACTTCAAGGACGCCACCCGCTCCCTCAAGACCGCACACTTCTCCGCCCGCAAGTTCGTCGAGTCCTACCCCATCGAAACCGGCGGCACCGGTCTCCTGCTCACCGGCTCCATCGGCGTCGGCAAAACCCACCTCGCCGTCGGCATCCTCCAGGCGTTGGTCGCCGAGCGCGGCGCAACCGGCCTCTTCGTGGACTACCGCGAGCTCCTCCAGAAGGTCAAAAACTCCTATAACCCGCAGGTCCAGTCCACCGAACTCGAGATCCTCAAGCCCGTCTTCGACGCCGAAGTCCTCATCCTCGACGAACTAGGAGCCTCAAAACCCAGCGAGTGGGTCTGGGACACCGTCGCCCACATCCTCAACACGCGCTACAACGACCGCCGCACCACCATCATCACCACCAACTACGCCAACGCCGCCCCGCTGGACGGCACCGTCAAGGAACTAGGCCGCGCCGCCCGCGAAGAATCCCTCGGAGACCGCATCGGCGAACGCATGCGCAGCCGCCTGCAGGAGATGTGTGTGGTGGTGGAGATGCACGGCGTAGACTTCCGCCAGACCGTCAACCTCGCCCGCTTCGGCTGA
- the rpmE gene encoding 50S ribosomal protein L31: MPKEAIHPSYNNINVKCACGNTFETRSTNKGDIVVEICAACHPFFTGKQKMIDTAGRVDRFRRKFAQSDAAKAAAATDTK, translated from the coding sequence ATGCCTAAGGAAGCGATTCACCCGTCTTACAACAATATCAACGTCAAGTGCGCCTGCGGCAACACCTTTGAGACGCGTTCGACCAACAAGGGCGACATCGTCGTCGAAATCTGTGCAGCCTGCCACCCGTTCTTCACGGGTAAGCAGAAGATGATCGATACGGCTGGCCGCGTCGACCGCTTCCGCCGCAAGTTTGCGCAGTCGGATGCAGCGAAGGCTGCGGCGGCTACGGACACGAAGTAA
- a CDS encoding DUF2393 family protein, whose protein sequence is MSDQTPTPALFTPPTPERTSSPILPIAIAGLVVVLILAGILLATHRKPALNPNAIHPLDPYAASLPITGIVMSESTSLSGGKSTFIDGHIRNTGNRTISSATVQVLFANDAQLPPQLETLPLAVIRTHEPYVDTQPLSDAPLKPGDDREFRLIFENINSNWNQQLPEIHVIAAK, encoded by the coding sequence ATGAGCGATCAGACGCCCACCCCCGCCCTCTTCACCCCGCCCACGCCCGAGCGCACGTCCTCGCCCATCCTTCCCATCGCCATCGCTGGCTTGGTCGTCGTCCTCATCCTCGCCGGAATCCTCCTCGCCACGCACCGCAAGCCCGCCCTCAATCCCAACGCCATCCATCCCCTGGACCCCTACGCCGCCAGCCTGCCCATCACCGGCATCGTCATGAGCGAGTCCACCAGCCTCTCCGGCGGCAAGTCCACCTTCATCGACGGCCACATCCGCAACACCGGCAACCGCACCATCTCGTCGGCCACCGTCCAGGTCCTCTTCGCCAACGACGCGCAGCTTCCGCCGCAGCTTGAAACTCTGCCCCTCGCCGTCATCCGCACCCATGAGCCTTACGTGGACACCCAGCCCCTCAGCGACGCGCCCCTCAAACCCGGCGACGACCGAGAGTTCCGCCTCATCTTCGAAAACATCAACAGCAACTGGAACCAGCAGCTTCCGGAGATTCACGTCATCGCGGCGAAATAG
- a CDS encoding MgtC/SapB family protein: MSTLGMSMDGQGLKQIVELGAAFLLSAVVGLERELRHKSAGLRTYTVVGTSAALFVLISKYGFTDVLQAGRIVLDPSRVAAQIVTGIGFIGAGIIFVQGDRVKGLTTAATVWLVTGIGMACGAGLLVLAVVSTVAYFVVALVFPALLRRFNDGKVPSEEATHTVHD; this comes from the coding sequence ATGTCGACGCTGGGAATGAGCATGGATGGGCAGGGTCTCAAGCAGATCGTTGAGCTGGGTGCGGCATTTCTTCTCTCCGCGGTGGTGGGGCTGGAGCGGGAGTTGCGGCACAAAAGCGCGGGGCTGCGGACCTATACCGTGGTCGGCACGAGTGCGGCCCTGTTTGTGCTGATTTCAAAGTACGGGTTTACGGACGTGCTGCAGGCGGGCCGGATTGTGCTGGACCCTTCCCGGGTCGCGGCCCAGATCGTGACGGGCATCGGGTTCATCGGGGCCGGAATCATCTTTGTGCAGGGCGACCGGGTGAAGGGCCTGACGACGGCTGCGACTGTGTGGCTGGTGACGGGGATAGGGATGGCTTGCGGGGCGGGGCTGCTGGTGCTGGCGGTGGTGTCTACGGTGGCCTATTTCGTGGTCGCACTGGTCTTCCCGGCATTGCTGCGGCGGTTCAACGACGGGAAGGTTCCGAGCGAAGAGGCGACCCACACGGTGCATGACTAG